Proteins found in one Chloroflexota bacterium genomic segment:
- a CDS encoding L-threonylcarbamoyladenylate synthase, producing MTSRSTTTDIAAAVETLRGGGLVAYPTDTLYGLGADALNEAAVERVFEAKGRPQGMPLPLLISDAEQISMVAADVPDAALRLAEAFWPGGLTLVLPVSEAVPPLVTARGWKVAVRLPDHPVPRALAEGLGRPITGTSANRSGGPEPRTAAGVREALGEAVDIVLDSGPSPAGRSSTVLDVTTEQPRILRLGAVSQEEIERVLGAPVARERPAEASA from the coding sequence ATGACGTCACGCTCAACTACAACCGACATAGCCGCCGCCGTGGAGACGCTGCGGGGCGGCGGGCTGGTCGCGTACCCGACGGACACACTGTACGGGCTCGGCGCGGACGCGCTGAACGAGGCCGCCGTCGAGCGCGTGTTCGAAGCGAAGGGGCGGCCGCAGGGCATGCCGCTGCCGCTGCTCATCTCGGACGCGGAGCAGATCTCGATGGTGGCCGCCGACGTGCCGGACGCGGCGCTGCGGCTGGCCGAGGCATTCTGGCCGGGCGGGCTGACGCTGGTATTGCCCGTGTCTGAGGCGGTGCCGCCGCTGGTGACGGCGCGAGGATGGAAGGTGGCCGTTCGGCTGCCCGACCACCCTGTGCCACGCGCGCTTGCAGAGGGCTTGGGCCGCCCAATCACGGGCACGAGCGCCAACCGGAGCGGCGGACCGGAGCCGCGCACGGCAGCAGGCGTCCGCGAGGCGCTCGGCGAGGCGGTGGACATCGTGCTGGACTCGGGGCCCTCGCCTGCGGGGAGGTCGTCAACCGTGCTGGACGTAACTACGGAGCAGCCTCGCATCCTGCGGCTGGGCGCAGTGTCGCAGGAGGAAATCGAGCGAGTCTTGGGCGCGCCTGTGGCTAGGGAACGGCCGGCGGAGGCGAGCGCATGA
- a CDS encoding RDD family protein: MRCPSCGHENPEVARLCLDCGTSLYINCPSCGQENFADRSLCTNCWTQLREEEPVGFGEGRVFPAFEMGRPAGFWVRFLASFIDGIPLFLVSALFSWLLLGENLFDSLMPSTETAPDGTVTATGGGFTAGQGLNLVLSAIYATALVSMLGGTVGVLLFRMRILRPDGTMLGPGRAFARYVVLTATFALFLIPAIVSAFMVGLRSDRRGIHDLICDTVVIIRGDAPPGR, from the coding sequence ATGCGATGCCCGTCTTGCGGCCACGAAAACCCGGAGGTTGCCAGGCTGTGCCTGGACTGCGGCACGTCGCTCTACATCAACTGCCCCTCCTGCGGGCAGGAGAACTTCGCCGACCGCAGCCTGTGCACAAACTGCTGGACCCAACTTCGGGAGGAGGAACCCGTCGGCTTCGGCGAGGGGCGCGTGTTCCCCGCCTTCGAGATGGGCCGTCCCGCCGGGTTCTGGGTCCGCTTCCTGGCATCGTTCATTGACGGCATACCCCTGTTCCTGGTCTCCGCTCTGTTCTCCTGGTTGCTCTTGGGCGAGAACCTGTTTGACTCACTGATGCCTTCAACGGAGACTGCTCCGGACGGAACGGTGACCGCCACCGGCGGCGGGTTCACCGCGGGGCAGGGACTGAACCTCGTCCTTAGCGCCATCTACGCGACGGCGCTCGTGTCGATGTTGGGCGGAACGGTCGGCGTGTTGCTCTTCCGTATGCGCATCCTCCGGCCGGACGGGACGATGCTCGGCCCCGGCCGAGCCTTTGCCCGCTATGTGGTCCTGACCGCCACCTTCGCGCTCTTCCTCATCCCCGCCATCGTCAGCGCCTTCATGGTCGGCCTCCGCAGCGACAGGCGCGGCATCCACGACCTCATCTGTGACACCGTCGTCATCATCCGCGGAGACGCACCGCCGGGCAGGTAG
- a CDS encoding 2,3-bisphosphoglycerate-independent phosphoglycerate mutase has translation MIDFPALAEIVSKSPSKIVMLVADGLGGLPHPDTRKSELETASTPNLDKLAGVSACGLTTPVLPGVAPGSGPGHLGLFGYDPVKYLIGRGVLEALGIGVPVAPGEVAARGNFCTVGEDGTIVDRRAGRISSEESAPLVEMLDSIDVPGVQASVYPVKDYRFVLKLAGEGLSDQVAETDPQRVGARPLDAEAIIAEAAATANAVNHFIREARSMLAEQPKANMLTLRGFSLLPHLPSMVDRYLLDPAAIAAYPMYRGLASLLGMKVIPTGGTFADEVATLRERWDEHDFFYLHYKPADAAGEDGDFDAKVETLEALDRFIPELLDMEPNVFMVAGDHATPAIMAAHSWHPVPFLLHSKWTLGEGVSSFDERAFGGGSLGRFPAEHIMMQALAHADKLVKFGP, from the coding sequence ATGATCGACTTTCCCGCGCTGGCGGAGATAGTCAGCAAGTCGCCGTCCAAGATCGTCATGCTGGTGGCGGACGGCCTGGGCGGGCTGCCGCACCCGGACACGCGCAAGTCCGAGCTTGAGACGGCCTCGACGCCTAACCTCGACAAGCTGGCGGGCGTGAGCGCGTGCGGGCTGACGACGCCGGTGCTGCCGGGCGTCGCGCCGGGCAGCGGGCCGGGCCACCTGGGGCTCTTCGGCTACGACCCGGTGAAGTACCTCATTGGCCGGGGCGTGCTGGAGGCGCTGGGCATCGGCGTGCCCGTCGCGCCGGGCGAGGTCGCGGCGCGCGGCAACTTCTGCACCGTCGGCGAGGACGGCACGATCGTCGACCGGCGCGCGGGACGCATCTCGTCCGAGGAGAGCGCGCCTCTCGTCGAGATGCTCGACAGCATCGACGTGCCGGGGGTGCAGGCGTCGGTGTACCCGGTGAAGGACTACCGCTTCGTGCTTAAGCTCGCGGGCGAGGGGCTGAGCGACCAGGTGGCGGAGACTGACCCGCAGCGCGTAGGCGCCAGGCCGCTGGACGCGGAGGCGATCATCGCGGAGGCTGCGGCGACGGCCAACGCCGTCAACCACTTCATCCGCGAGGCGCGCAGCATGCTGGCGGAGCAGCCCAAGGCGAACATGCTCACGCTGCGAGGGTTCTCGCTGCTGCCGCACCTGCCGTCGATGGTGGACCGCTACCTGCTCGACCCGGCGGCCATCGCCGCGTACCCGATGTACCGGGGGCTCGCGAGCCTGCTCGGCATGAAGGTCATTCCGACGGGCGGGACTTTTGCCGACGAGGTGGCGACGCTGCGGGAGCGCTGGGACGAGCACGATTTCTTCTACCTGCACTACAAGCCCGCCGACGCCGCGGGCGAGGACGGCGACTTCGACGCGAAGGTGGAGACGCTGGAGGCGCTTGACCGGTTTATCCCGGAGCTGTTGGACATGGAGCCGAACGTCTTCATGGTGGCCGGAGACCACGCCACGCCCGCGATCATGGCGGCGCACTCGTGGCACCCGGTGCCGTTCCTGTTGCACTCCAAGTGGACGCTGGGCGAGGGAGTGAGCAGCTTCGACGAGCGCGCGTTCGGTGGCGGCTCGCTGGGGCGGTTCCCGGCGGAGCACATCATGATGCAGGCGCTGGCGCACGCGGACAAGCTGGTGAAGTTCGGGCCGTAG
- a CDS encoding phosphoglycerate kinase, with protein MPKQTVQDVDVRGLRVLVRVDFNVPMEDGRISDDNRIRAALPTINYLRKRDARVILCSHLGRPNGKVDEGSRLEPIAVGLEAVLDAPVNYVTECVGIEVEAAVAAMEPGEVLLLENLRFHPGEEKNDPEFAQQLARLADLYVNDAFGTAHRAHASTAGVADYLPAVSGFLMEREITMLGSVLENPRRPLAAVMGGAKVSDKIAVLETLLDSVDVLVIGGGMAATFIKAMGHGVGDSLLEEERVDFARETIERCGKQGVKLVLPPDLVVADAFSADAATLVVAAEAIPDGWRIMDVGPSAVWEFTEALRPCGTVLWNGPMGVFEWQAFSHGTRAVGQAVASLENAVTIVGGGSTAEAVGELGLAEDMTHVSTGGGASLEFFEGKVLPGVAALRDKEA; from the coding sequence ATGCCAAAGCAAACTGTGCAAGACGTCGACGTGCGCGGGCTCCGCGTCCTGGTGCGCGTGGACTTCAACGTGCCGATGGAGGACGGGCGCATCAGCGACGACAACCGCATCCGCGCGGCTCTGCCGACGATCAACTACCTCCGCAAGCGCGACGCACGCGTCATCCTGTGCTCGCACCTGGGACGCCCGAACGGGAAGGTTGACGAGGGCTCGCGGTTGGAGCCCATCGCGGTGGGGCTGGAGGCTGTGCTGGACGCGCCCGTCAACTACGTGACGGAGTGCGTGGGCATCGAGGTGGAGGCTGCCGTCGCGGCGATGGAGCCGGGCGAGGTGCTGCTGCTGGAGAACCTGCGCTTCCACCCAGGCGAGGAGAAGAACGACCCGGAGTTCGCGCAGCAGCTTGCTCGACTGGCTGATTTGTACGTGAACGACGCCTTCGGCACGGCGCACCGGGCGCACGCGTCGACGGCGGGCGTGGCCGACTACCTGCCCGCCGTGAGCGGCTTTCTCATGGAGCGCGAGATCACGATGCTCGGCAGCGTGCTGGAGAATCCGAGGCGCCCGCTGGCCGCCGTTATGGGCGGGGCGAAGGTATCGGACAAGATCGCGGTGCTGGAGACGCTGCTGGACAGCGTCGACGTGCTGGTCATCGGAGGGGGCATGGCGGCGACGTTCATCAAGGCGATGGGCCATGGCGTCGGCGACTCGCTGCTGGAGGAGGAGCGCGTCGACTTTGCGCGGGAGACCATCGAGCGGTGCGGGAAGCAGGGCGTCAAGCTCGTCCTGCCGCCGGACCTTGTGGTGGCCGACGCCTTCAGCGCGGACGCGGCGACGCTGGTGGTGGCGGCCGAAGCGATCCCGGACGGCTGGCGCATCATGGACGTCGGCCCGAGCGCGGTTTGGGAATTCACGGAGGCGCTACGGCCGTGCGGCACCGTGCTGTGGAACGGGCCGATGGGCGTCTTCGAGTGGCAGGCGTTCTCGCACGGCACGCGGGCCGTCGGTCAGGCTGTGGCTTCGCTGGAGAATGCTGTTACCATTGTCGGCGGAGGGTCCACCGCAGAGGCCGTAGGCGAGCTTGGACTCGCGGAGGACATGACCCACGTATCGACCGGCGGGGGCGCGTCGCTGGAGTTCTTCGAGGGCAAGGTGTTGCCCGGCGTCGCGGCCCTCCGCGACAAGGAAGCGTAA
- a CDS encoding polyprenyl synthetase family protein — MTTPDLITRHAAAVEAALRNAVESRADQIYRMMEYQLGWVDEQGMVQSLAPERPRAALCLGVCEALAGDASAALASATAVELLHEFTRVHEDIQSGAPEQGNRPSGWWIWGPAQAINVGDALHMVARLTLLHAEGVEPERVLESAMVMDDAALDLFEGQQQDLSLQLQPTATKQAYLAMAERQTGAVLGCAAQLGALAAGADAVAQEACREAGRSLGVALRLQEDIRQLWSGGEGAPNPVVRKSFPVVLAIESAPVAVKREIGTLLMARTHGPQDAARLAELLDEAGARQGALDAALAARTAFADGLGRAGIAPERQADLIALAEYLTADLNPAS, encoded by the coding sequence ATGACCACGCCCGACCTGATCACCAGACACGCCGCAGCAGTGGAAGCCGCGCTTCGGAACGCGGTCGAGAGCCGCGCGGACCAGATCTACCGCATGATGGAGTACCAGCTCGGCTGGGTGGACGAGCAGGGGATGGTGCAGTCGCTCGCGCCGGAGCGGCCGCGCGCCGCGCTGTGCCTCGGCGTCTGCGAGGCCCTTGCCGGCGATGCGTCGGCCGCGTTGGCGTCCGCTACTGCCGTCGAACTGCTGCACGAATTTACGCGCGTCCACGAGGACATCCAATCGGGGGCGCCGGAGCAGGGCAACCGGCCGAGCGGCTGGTGGATCTGGGGGCCGGCGCAGGCCATCAACGTCGGCGACGCGCTGCACATGGTCGCGCGGCTCACGCTGCTGCACGCGGAGGGCGTGGAACCGGAGCGGGTGCTGGAATCGGCGATGGTCATGGACGACGCCGCGCTGGACCTGTTCGAGGGGCAGCAGCAGGACCTGTCGCTGCAACTACAACCTACAGCCACGAAGCAAGCGTATCTCGCGATGGCCGAGCGGCAGACGGGGGCGGTGCTCGGCTGCGCGGCACAGCTTGGCGCGCTGGCGGCGGGAGCGGATGCGGTGGCGCAGGAGGCGTGCCGTGAGGCGGGACGCAGCCTCGGCGTCGCGCTGCGACTGCAGGAGGACATCCGGCAGCTATGGAGCGGCGGCGAGGGGGCTCCGAACCCCGTCGTGCGCAAGAGCTTTCCCGTCGTGCTGGCAATCGAGAGCGCGCCGGTTGCTGTAAAGCGCGAGATCGGCACGCTTTTGATGGCGCGGACGCACGGGCCGCAGGACGCGGCGCGGCTCGCCGAGCTGCTCGACGAGGCGGGGGCACGGCAAGGCGCCCTCGACGCCGCGCTGGCGGCGCGGACCGCGTTCGCGGATGGCCTTGGCCGTGCGGGCATCGCACCGGAGCGGCAGGCCGACCTTATCGCACTGGCCGAGTACCTGACAGCAGACCTGAATCCCGCATCCTGA
- the miaA gene encoding tRNA (adenosine(37)-N6)-dimethylallyltransferase MiaA, whose translation MTTPPATSIPLLAIVGPTAVGKSALAMHLARRFGGEIVNADSRQVYRGMEVGTAAPSQADRAAIPHHLYGIITPDEAFSLARWLPLATAAIEDITERGGLPVVVGGTGQYVNALVGGWQAPRVAPNAELRERLEAIIAQEGVEAAAEELLEADPEAAARIDLRNPRRVVRALEVVAALGPGAHGGQSAPTYRMLLLGLTMSNREELYRRIDDRVDAMLAGGWLDEVRALLDSGYAADLPALSSMGYRELAQHLLGEMSLDEAVRRIKAAHHRLARQQYTWFKPTDARIRWLVKGEGVEEEAAGVVGAWLGEG comes from the coding sequence GTGACCACGCCACCCGCTACATCAATCCCACTTCTCGCCATCGTAGGGCCTACGGCCGTTGGAAAGAGCGCGCTCGCGATGCACCTCGCCCGTCGCTTCGGTGGCGAGATCGTCAACGCAGACAGCCGGCAGGTGTACCGGGGCATGGAGGTGGGCACGGCGGCGCCCTCGCAGGCCGACCGCGCCGCAATCCCACACCACCTCTACGGCATCATCACCCCGGACGAGGCATTCAGCCTCGCGCGATGGCTGCCGCTGGCGACGGCGGCCATCGAGGACATAACCGAGCGCGGCGGGCTGCCGGTGGTCGTTGGCGGGACGGGGCAGTACGTAAACGCGCTGGTGGGCGGCTGGCAAGCGCCGCGCGTGGCGCCGAACGCGGAGCTGCGGGAGCGGCTGGAGGCGATCATCGCGCAGGAGGGCGTCGAGGCTGCCGCGGAGGAGTTGCTGGAGGCGGACCCGGAGGCCGCGGCGCGTATCGACCTGCGCAACCCGCGACGCGTGGTTCGGGCACTGGAGGTTGTCGCGGCGCTCGGGCCGGGCGCGCACGGCGGGCAGTCGGCGCCAACGTACCGGATGCTGCTGCTCGGGCTGACAATGTCCAATCGCGAGGAGCTGTACCGGCGCATCGACGACCGCGTGGACGCGATGCTCGCGGGCGGTTGGCTCGACGAGGTGCGGGCGCTGCTGGACTCGGGGTACGCGGCGGACCTGCCGGCGCTGTCGAGCATGGGGTACCGGGAGCTGGCGCAACACCTGCTCGGCGAGATGTCGCTCGATGAGGCCGTGCGGCGCATCAAGGCGGCGCACCACCGGCTCGCGAGGCAGCAGTACACGTGGTTCAAGCCGACGGACGCGCGCATCCGGTGGCTCGTCAAGGGCGAGGGCGTCGAGGAAGAGGCGGCGGGCGTGGTGGGGGCTTGGTTGGGGGAGGGGTGA
- the tpiA gene encoding triose-phosphate isomerase: protein MARAVVAGNWKMNTSVAEAKALASELRESIGHMEGVDRVLCPPFPYLALVRDVVTGSSIAVGAQNVSQHEKGAFTGEVSPGMVAELCTHVIIGHSERRALYGETDESVNLKVEAALKAGLTPIICVGETLAQREAGAAEAVVERQLVKALDGVETPGALIVAYEPVWAIGTGVPATPDLAADIMGGVIQRVLDDTYGASAASATPLLYGGSVTAESVRGFVEQECIHGGLVGGASLRAEEFAEIVRITAEVKG from the coding sequence ATGGCGCGGGCCGTTGTTGCGGGCAACTGGAAGATGAATACCTCCGTGGCGGAGGCCAAGGCGCTTGCGTCCGAGTTGCGCGAGAGCATTGGGCACATGGAGGGCGTTGACCGGGTGCTGTGCCCGCCCTTCCCGTACCTTGCGCTGGTGCGCGACGTGGTGACCGGGTCGAGCATCGCCGTTGGGGCGCAGAACGTGAGCCAGCATGAGAAGGGCGCGTTCACGGGCGAGGTTTCGCCGGGCATGGTCGCGGAGCTGTGCACGCACGTCATCATCGGCCACTCGGAGCGGCGCGCGCTGTACGGCGAGACGGACGAGAGCGTGAACCTGAAGGTGGAAGCGGCACTCAAGGCGGGACTAACGCCCATCATCTGCGTCGGGGAGACGCTGGCGCAGCGCGAGGCCGGCGCGGCTGAGGCCGTCGTCGAGCGGCAGCTCGTGAAGGCGCTGGACGGCGTTGAGACTCCGGGGGCGCTCATCGTGGCGTACGAGCCGGTGTGGGCCATCGGCACGGGGGTGCCCGCGACGCCGGACCTGGCGGCCGACATCATGGGCGGCGTCATCCAACGTGTGCTCGACGACACGTACGGGGCCTCGGCGGCCTCGGCGACGCCGCTGCTGTACGGCGGCAGCGTGACCGCGGAGTCGGTGCGCGGCTTCGTCGAGCAGGAGTGCATCCACGGCGGACTCGTCGGCGGGGCGAGCCTGCGGGCGGAGGAGTTTGCGGAAATCGTGAGGATTACGGCGGAGGTCAAGGGGTAA